The following proteins come from a genomic window of Salvia hispanica cultivar TCC Black 2014 chromosome 4, UniMelb_Shisp_WGS_1.0, whole genome shotgun sequence:
- the LOC125222168 gene encoding actin-depolymerizing factor 1: MANAASGMAVHDDCKRRFLELKAKRTHRFIVFKIEEKQKQVIVEKIGDPDQNYGDFAATLPPNECRYAVYDFDFVTAENCQKSRIFFIAWCPDTSRVRSKMIYASSKDRFKRELDGIQVELQATDPTEMDLDVIKSRAS; this comes from the exons ATG gCAAACGCTGCATCTGGAATGGCTGTGCATGATGATTGCAAGCGGAGGTTCTTAGAACTCAAGGCGAAACGGACTCACCGCTTTATAGTCTTTAAGATTGAAGAGAAGCAGAAGCAGgttattgttgaaaaaattggcGACCCAGATCAAAACTACGGCGACTTTGCTGCTACTCTTCCTCCTAATGAATGCAGATACGCTGTTTACGACTTTGATTTTGTTACTGCAGAGAATTGCCAGAAAAGCAGGATATTCTTCATTGCTTG GTGTCCTGACACTTCTCGTGTCCGAAGCAAGATGATCTATGCCAGCTCAAAGGATAGATTCAAGAGGGAGCTTGATGGAATTCAAGTGGAATTGCAAGCAACTGATCCAACTGAAATGGATCTTGACGTTATCAAGAGTCGCGCAAGCTAA